In one window of Nocardia brasiliensis DNA:
- a CDS encoding Na(+)/H(+) antiporter subunit C, with amino-acid sequence MTANLTLLIVIGVLVACGVYLILERAVSKMLLGMILFGNAVNLLIITLAGPDGRAPIQGQSDTTSRDTADPLAQAMVLTAIVITMGIAAFVLALAYRSFTLTTTDDVENDQEDVDLARRREREDPEA; translated from the coding sequence ATGACGGCGAATCTGACCCTGCTCATCGTCATCGGGGTGCTGGTCGCGTGCGGGGTCTATCTCATCCTCGAGCGCGCGGTATCGAAGATGCTGCTCGGCATGATCCTGTTCGGCAACGCGGTGAACCTGTTGATCATCACGCTGGCCGGGCCCGACGGGCGCGCGCCGATCCAGGGCCAGTCCGACACCACTTCGCGCGACACCGCCGATCCGCTGGCCCAGGCGATGGTGCTCACCGCCATCGTGATCACCATGGGGATCGCGGCGTTCGTGCTCGCGCTCGCCTACCGTTCCTTCACGCTGACCACCACGGACGATGTCGAAAACGACCAGGAGGACGTGGATCTGGCGCGCAGGCGCGAGCGAGAGGACCCGGAAGCGTGA
- a CDS encoding AAA family ATPase: MAELALTARWNPSAADARRGVVRLHPEALAALGLREWDGIALVGARRTAAVVGVAPAGTPTGIALLDDVTLSNAGLRENATVIVAPVTVYGAKQISVSGSVQATRTIAAATLRQALLGKVVTVGDAVSLLPRDLGPDISSAAAAQALSRTFGIAWTTELLTVTATDPHGPVSVQPNTAVVWGAGAVAARDAADRAQAGEPAPTGAAAQAATEAAAFDGAAAVNGAPAGRHGAVRDVAPRITVKDLAGAHSQASKLAEWLSLALDEPELLKTLGATPHLGVLITGPAGVGKATLARAVTAPRRIVELDGPTIGAAESGTRLREVAEAVADACSGQGGILLITDIDALLPAQAEPVATLILDQLRAAVAEPCVAFLATTAHPADVDARLRAPDLCDRELALALPTAAVRRSLLEQLLRQVPVADLRLDDIAARTPGFVVSDLAALCREAALRAASRASKEHTDPRLTQPDLLDALTVIRPLSRSGMDEPAIGSLTLDEVGDMVETKQALTETVLWPLRHPDSFARLGVDPPRGVLLYGPPGCGKTFLVRALAGTGQLSVHTVKGAELMDKWVGSSERAVRELFQRARDSAPSLIFLDEVDALAPRRGQSSDSGVGDRVVAALLTELDGVEPLRDVVVLGATNRPELIDPALLRPGRLERLVFVPPPDSAARLAILRTAGRSVPLAGDVDLPALARGLDGFSAADCAALLREAALAAMRRDVEAADVTAADVAAARTVVRASLDPLQVESLRRYADAKGQPTGSEGRYL; this comes from the coding sequence GTGGCAGAACTAGCGCTCACCGCTCGATGGAATCCGTCCGCTGCCGACGCCCGCCGCGGGGTGGTGCGGCTGCATCCAGAGGCGCTGGCCGCGCTCGGACTGCGAGAGTGGGACGGCATCGCGCTGGTCGGCGCGCGGCGCACGGCCGCGGTGGTCGGCGTCGCGCCCGCGGGTACCCCGACCGGCATCGCGTTGCTCGACGACGTGACGCTGTCCAACGCGGGGCTGCGGGAGAACGCCACCGTGATCGTCGCGCCGGTCACCGTGTACGGGGCGAAGCAGATCTCGGTGAGCGGTTCGGTGCAGGCGACCCGCACCATCGCGGCGGCGACCCTGCGCCAGGCCCTGCTCGGCAAGGTGGTCACCGTGGGCGACGCGGTCTCGCTGCTGCCCCGCGACCTCGGCCCCGACATCAGTTCCGCCGCTGCCGCCCAGGCACTTTCGCGCACCTTCGGCATCGCCTGGACCACCGAGCTGCTCACCGTCACCGCCACCGATCCGCACGGGCCGGTCAGCGTGCAGCCGAACACCGCGGTCGTGTGGGGCGCGGGGGCGGTCGCGGCGCGCGACGCCGCCGACCGGGCGCAGGCCGGGGAGCCCGCCCCCACCGGCGCCGCCGCCCAGGCCGCGACCGAGGCCGCAGCCTTCGACGGCGCGGCCGCGGTGAACGGCGCGCCTGCGGGCAGGCACGGCGCGGTGCGCGATGTCGCGCCGCGGATCACCGTCAAGGATCTGGCGGGCGCGCACAGCCAGGCGAGCAAGCTCGCGGAGTGGCTCAGCCTCGCCCTCGACGAGCCCGAGCTGCTCAAAACCCTCGGCGCCACACCGCATCTCGGCGTCCTGATCACCGGGCCCGCGGGGGTCGGCAAGGCGACGCTGGCGCGCGCGGTCACCGCCCCGCGCCGCATCGTCGAACTCGACGGCCCGACCATCGGCGCGGCCGAGAGCGGCACCCGGCTGCGCGAGGTCGCCGAGGCGGTCGCCGACGCGTGTTCCGGCCAGGGCGGCATCCTGCTGATCACCGACATCGACGCGCTGCTGCCCGCGCAGGCCGAGCCGGTCGCCACGCTCATCCTCGATCAGCTGCGCGCCGCCGTCGCCGAACCGTGCGTCGCGTTCCTGGCCACCACGGCGCATCCCGCCGATGTCGATGCCCGGCTGCGCGCGCCCGACCTGTGCGACCGTGAACTCGCGCTGGCGCTGCCCACCGCCGCAGTGCGCCGATCGCTGCTGGAGCAGCTGCTGCGCCAGGTACCGGTCGCCGACCTGCGCCTAGACGACATCGCCGCGCGCACACCGGGTTTCGTCGTCTCCGACCTGGCGGCACTGTGCCGGGAGGCGGCGTTGCGCGCGGCATCGCGGGCGAGCAAGGAACACACCGACCCGCGATTGACCCAACCGGATCTGCTCGACGCGCTGACCGTGATCCGCCCGCTCTCGCGCTCCGGCATGGACGAACCCGCCATCGGCAGCCTCACCCTGGACGAGGTCGGCGACATGGTGGAGACCAAGCAGGCCCTCACCGAAACCGTGTTGTGGCCGCTGCGACACCCGGATTCGTTCGCGCGCCTCGGCGTCGACCCGCCGCGCGGCGTGCTGCTCTACGGCCCGCCCGGCTGCGGCAAGACCTTCCTGGTGCGCGCGCTGGCCGGTACCGGTCAGCTGAGTGTGCACACCGTCAAGGGCGCCGAGCTGATGGACAAGTGGGTCGGCTCGTCCGAGCGGGCGGTGCGCGAATTGTTCCAGCGCGCCCGCGATTCCGCGCCGTCGCTGATCTTCCTCGACGAGGTCGACGCGCTCGCCCCGCGGCGCGGGCAGAGCAGCGACTCCGGGGTCGGCGATCGCGTGGTCGCCGCGCTGCTCACCGAACTCGACGGGGTGGAACCGCTGCGCGATGTCGTGGTGCTCGGCGCGACGAACCGTCCCGAGCTGATCGATCCTGCCCTGCTGCGGCCCGGCAGGCTGGAACGGCTGGTCTTCGTGCCGCCGCCGGACAGCGCGGCCCGGCTGGCCATCCTGCGCACGGCGGGCCGCTCGGTGCCGCTGGCCGGTGACGTCGATCTGCCCGCGCTGGCACGCGGCCTCGACGGGTTCTCCGCGGCCGACTGCGCCGCCCTGCTGCGCGAGGCGGCGCTGGCGGCGATGCGCCGCGATGTCGAGGCCGCCGATGTCACCGCGGCCGACGTGGCGGCGGCGCGCACCGTGGTGCGCGCCTCGCTGGACCCGCTCCAGGTCGAATCGCTGCGCCGCTACGCCGACGCCAAGGGACAGCCGACCGGCAGCGAGGGCCGCTACCTCTAG
- a CDS encoding Na+/H+ antiporter subunit D yields MSLSPDLLRVLMPLPVLVPLLAAAGTLVYGRRPRTQRVIMLSALAAVVVICAFLLYLTDRHGTTAVQVGGWETPIGITLVVDRLSAAMLLVSSIVLLAVAVYGAGQNIRDGDQRQPTSIYRPTYLVLTGGVSAAFLAGDLFNLFVGFEILLAASFVLLTVGGTAARIRAGVSYVMVSMLASLIFLTGIAMTYAATGTLNLAQLAERIGAVPEGIRTAIYAVLLVSFGIKAAVFPLSSWLPDSYPTAPAPVTAVFAGLLTKVGVYAIIRTHSLLFPGGEFESILLVCGLLTMLVGILGAIAQSDIRRLLSFTLVSHIGYMVFGVGLASVSGLAGAVFYVAHHILVQTSLFLVVGLIERQAGSTSLRRLGGLAAASPVLAVLFLIPALNLGGIPPFSGFIGKVALLQAGAQDGSVLAWVLVGGSVLTSLLTLYAVARVWSKAFWRPRAEAPEGHLSAARTPSLIEDTTDVLYDERTDPGRMPLPMVGSTAALVAVGLSLTVLAGPMLRIADRAAADLRDPGVYITAVLGVSAPAEPGDGR; encoded by the coding sequence GTGAGCCTTTCCCCCGACCTGCTGCGCGTCCTGATGCCGCTGCCCGTGCTGGTGCCGCTGCTCGCGGCCGCTGGCACGCTGGTCTACGGCCGCAGACCGCGCACCCAGCGCGTCATCATGCTGAGCGCGCTCGCCGCCGTCGTCGTCATCTGCGCCTTCCTGCTGTACCTGACCGACCGGCACGGCACCACCGCGGTGCAGGTCGGCGGCTGGGAGACCCCCATCGGCATCACGCTGGTGGTGGACCGGCTCTCGGCGGCGATGCTGCTGGTCTCGTCCATCGTGCTGCTCGCGGTCGCGGTTTACGGTGCGGGACAGAACATCCGCGACGGCGACCAGCGCCAGCCCACCTCGATCTACCGACCCACCTACCTGGTGCTCACCGGCGGTGTCTCGGCCGCCTTCCTCGCCGGTGACCTGTTCAATCTGTTCGTCGGCTTCGAGATCCTGCTCGCCGCGTCGTTCGTGCTGCTGACCGTCGGCGGCACCGCCGCCCGCATCCGCGCCGGTGTGTCCTACGTGATGGTCTCGATGCTCGCCTCGCTGATCTTCCTGACCGGCATCGCGATGACCTACGCGGCCACCGGCACGCTGAACCTGGCCCAGCTCGCCGAGCGGATCGGGGCGGTGCCGGAGGGCATCCGCACGGCCATCTACGCGGTGCTGCTGGTGTCGTTCGGGATCAAGGCGGCGGTGTTCCCGCTGTCGAGCTGGCTGCCCGACTCCTACCCCACCGCGCCGGCGCCGGTGACCGCGGTGTTCGCCGGCCTGCTCACCAAAGTCGGTGTGTACGCGATCATTCGGACCCATTCGCTGCTGTTCCCCGGCGGCGAGTTCGAGTCCATTCTGCTGGTGTGCGGGCTGCTCACCATGCTGGTCGGCATCCTCGGCGCGATCGCGCAGAGCGATATCCGCCGACTGCTGTCGTTCACGCTGGTCAGCCACATCGGCTACATGGTGTTCGGCGTGGGACTGGCCAGTGTGTCCGGCCTGGCCGGCGCGGTCTTCTATGTGGCGCACCACATTCTGGTGCAGACCTCGCTGTTCCTGGTGGTCGGCCTGATCGAGCGGCAGGCGGGCTCGACGTCGCTGCGCAGGCTCGGCGGGTTGGCCGCAGCCAGTCCGGTGCTCGCGGTGCTGTTCCTGATCCCCGCGCTGAATCTCGGTGGTATTCCGCCGTTCTCGGGGTTCATCGGCAAGGTGGCGCTGCTGCAGGCGGGCGCGCAGGACGGCAGCGTGCTGGCCTGGGTATTGGTCGGCGGGTCGGTGCTGACCAGCCTGCTCACGCTGTACGCCGTGGCGCGGGTGTGGAGCAAGGCATTCTGGCGACCGCGTGCGGAGGCGCCGGAGGGGCATCTGTCGGCGGCGCGGACACCGTCGCTGATCGAGGACACCACCGACGTGCTCTACGACGAGCGCACCGATCCCGGCCGGATGCCGCTGCCGATGGTCGGCTCGACCGCGGCGCTGGTCGCGGTGGGCCTCAGCCTGACGGTGCTCGCCGGTCCGATGCTGCGCATCGCCGACCGCGCGGCGGCGGATCTGCGGGATCCCGGCGTGTATATCACCGCGGTACTGGGCGTTTCGGCGCCCGCCGAACCAGGTGACGGCCGATGA
- a CDS encoding Na+/H+ antiporter subunit A has protein sequence MLAILLAIAATALVAPLWVKALGRNAFYVLALAPLGCLGWVIANWGSTQQVRLAWAPSIAMNIDLRFDSLAAIMAVLVLGIGALILVYCARYFDDDEPRLGLFAAELVGFACAMFGLVTSDNMLLLFVFWEVTTVLSFLLVGHYAERADSRRAAIQALLVTAAGGLAMLVGLIILGEASGSYLFSDLLARAQPPSGLAVNVALVLILVGALSKSAVVPLHFWLPGAMAAPTPVSAYLHAAAMVKAGVYLVARLAPVFAGNPVWHPLVLTLGLASMLLAGLRAMEVADLKLVLAFGTVSQLGFLIVLVGVGTPAAALAGAALIVAHALFKACLFMVVGIIDHSAGTRDLRKLTGLGRRAPVLCGIAVLAAASMAGIPPLVGFVGKESALSAILDADNLAEPAKAALAVGVVLGSMLTVGYSIRFVWGAFADKPGQPTPHGAHRVRRVTEYLDAGDKQAPDREPNWHAPGALFLAAPAVLAVASLAAGLAAPGLNRLVSPYAETLPTELVSHLSLWHGVNLALLLTVLVIAGGIALFQLRDRLRDPAHPRLGNADRAYDATLRAMDRLSLRMTGAVQRGSLPLSQATILSTLIILPAVLLAVGTRTGVELRLWDSPLQAVIGGIMIAMALGATVLRNRLAGVLVVGVTGYGCGVIFALHGAPDLALTQFLVETLTLVIFVLVLRAFPAEIEESKATAFKARRAILAALVGTAVTVFAAFATAARTAEPIWRRIPDAAYEFGGGKNAVNVLLVDIRAWDTLGEISVLVVAATGVASLVFRSRRFGSAPRAADSPHYDPDLVSWLPAGRLVDRAERSMVLQITTRLVFPTIMVLSVYFFFSGHNAPGGGFAGGLTAGLALTLRYLAGGRYELGEALPVDAGHLLGAGLTLAAGTAGASLFFGAPPLSSAIFEVTLPVLGHVKLVTALFFDLGVYLIVVGLVLDVLRSLGARLDSELATDTTATTKGGAAR, from the coding sequence TTGCTCGCAATCCTGCTCGCCATCGCCGCCACCGCGCTCGTCGCACCGTTGTGGGTGAAGGCATTGGGGCGCAACGCTTTCTATGTCCTGGCGCTGGCACCCCTCGGCTGCCTCGGCTGGGTGATCGCGAATTGGGGTAGCACACAGCAGGTTCGGCTCGCCTGGGCGCCGAGCATCGCGATGAACATCGATCTGCGCTTCGATTCGCTCGCCGCGATCATGGCCGTGCTCGTGCTCGGCATCGGCGCGCTGATCCTGGTCTACTGCGCTCGGTACTTCGACGACGACGAGCCGCGGCTCGGGTTGTTCGCCGCCGAACTCGTCGGCTTCGCCTGCGCCATGTTCGGACTCGTGACGAGCGACAACATGTTGCTGCTCTTCGTCTTCTGGGAAGTGACGACCGTGCTGTCGTTCCTGCTCGTCGGCCACTACGCCGAACGGGCGGACAGCAGGCGCGCGGCGATCCAGGCCCTGCTGGTGACCGCCGCGGGCGGGCTGGCGATGCTCGTCGGCTTGATCATCCTCGGCGAGGCGAGCGGCAGCTATCTATTCTCGGACCTGCTGGCCAGGGCACAACCGCCGAGCGGGCTCGCGGTGAACGTCGCGCTGGTGCTGATCCTGGTCGGCGCGCTCAGCAAGTCCGCGGTGGTGCCGCTGCACTTCTGGTTGCCCGGCGCGATGGCGGCGCCGACCCCGGTCAGCGCCTACCTGCACGCCGCGGCGATGGTGAAAGCCGGTGTGTACCTGGTGGCGCGGCTGGCGCCGGTCTTCGCGGGCAACCCGGTCTGGCATCCGCTCGTGCTCACCCTCGGGCTGGCCTCGATGCTGCTGGCCGGGTTGCGCGCGATGGAGGTGGCCGATCTGAAACTGGTGCTCGCGTTCGGCACGGTGAGTCAATTGGGCTTCCTGATCGTGCTGGTCGGTGTGGGCACCCCGGCCGCGGCGCTGGCCGGTGCGGCTCTGATCGTGGCGCACGCGCTGTTCAAGGCCTGCCTGTTCATGGTGGTCGGCATCATCGATCACAGCGCGGGCACCAGGGACCTGCGCAAACTCACCGGGCTCGGCCGCAGGGCCCCGGTGCTGTGCGGCATCGCCGTGCTCGCCGCAGCGAGCATGGCGGGTATTCCGCCACTGGTCGGGTTCGTCGGAAAGGAGAGCGCGCTCAGCGCGATCCTGGACGCGGACAATCTCGCCGAACCGGCCAAGGCGGCGCTCGCCGTCGGCGTGGTGTTGGGCTCGATGCTGACCGTCGGCTACAGCATCCGTTTCGTCTGGGGCGCCTTCGCCGACAAGCCGGGCCAGCCGACCCCGCACGGCGCGCATCGAGTCCGCCGCGTCACCGAATACCTCGATGCCGGCGACAAGCAGGCACCGGACCGGGAGCCGAACTGGCACGCACCCGGCGCGCTGTTCCTCGCCGCGCCCGCGGTCCTCGCCGTGGCGAGCCTCGCCGCGGGCCTGGCCGCGCCCGGCCTGAACCGGCTGGTCAGCCCGTACGCGGAAACCCTGCCGACGGAGCTGGTTTCGCATCTGTCGCTGTGGCACGGGGTGAATCTCGCCCTGCTGCTGACCGTGCTGGTGATCGCGGGCGGTATCGCGCTGTTCCAGCTGCGCGACCGGCTGCGCGATCCGGCGCATCCGCGCCTTGGCAACGCCGACCGCGCCTACGACGCCACGCTGCGCGCGATGGATCGGCTGTCGCTGCGGATGACCGGCGCGGTGCAGCGCGGCTCGTTGCCGTTGAGTCAGGCGACCATCCTGAGCACCCTGATCATCCTGCCCGCGGTGCTGCTCGCGGTCGGCACCCGCACCGGAGTCGAACTGCGCCTGTGGGATTCGCCGCTGCAGGCGGTGATCGGCGGCATCATGATCGCGATGGCGCTCGGCGCGACCGTGCTGCGCAACCGGCTGGCCGGGGTGCTCGTGGTCGGCGTCACCGGCTACGGCTGCGGCGTGATCTTCGCGCTGCACGGCGCGCCCGATCTGGCGCTAACCCAATTCCTGGTCGAGACACTGACATTGGTGATCTTCGTGCTCGTGCTGCGCGCCTTCCCCGCCGAGATCGAGGAGAGCAAGGCGACCGCGTTCAAGGCGCGCCGCGCGATCCTGGCGGCGCTGGTCGGCACGGCCGTCACGGTATTCGCCGCGTTCGCCACCGCGGCCCGCACCGCGGAGCCGATCTGGCGCCGGATCCCCGACGCCGCTTACGAATTCGGCGGCGGCAAGAACGCCGTCAACGTGCTGCTCGTCGATATCCGCGCGTGGGACACCCTCGGCGAGATCTCGGTGCTCGTGGTCGCCGCGACCGGCGTCGCCTCCCTGGTGTTCCGCAGCCGTCGCTTCGGCAGCGCACCGCGCGCCGCCGACTCCCCGCACTACGACCCGGATCTGGTGAGCTGGCTGCCCGCCGGGCGGCTGGTCGATCGCGCGGAACGCTCGATGGTCCTGCAGATCACCACCCGCCTGGTGTTCCCCACCATCATGGTGTTGTCGGTGTACTTCTTCTTCTCCGGGCACAACGCGCCCGGCGGCGGGTTCGCGGGCGGTCTCACCGCCGGGCTCGCGCTGACGCTGCGCTATCTGGCGGGCGGGCGCTACGAACTCGGCGAGGCATTGCCGGTCGACGCGGGCCATCTGCTGGGCGCCGGGCTCACCCTCGCCGCCGGAACCGCGGGCGCCTCGCTGTTTTTCGGCGCACCGCCGCTGTCCTCGGCGATCTTCGAGGTGACCCTGCCGGTGCTCGGCCACGTCAAACTGGTGACCGCGCTGTTCTTCGATCTCGGTGTCTACCTGATCGTCGTCGGCCTGGTGCTCGACGTGCTGCGCAGCCTCGGGGCCCGCCTGGACAGCGAGTTGGCCACCGACACCACCGCGACGACGAAGGGAGGTGCGGCGCGATGA